The Halomonas denitrificans genome window below encodes:
- the ruvX gene encoding Holliday junction resolvase RuvX yields MPESGRVWLGLDYGQRRIGVATGQPLTGTAQPLKTLHHTGDPYEELARIVREWRPAGVVVGLPLAADGTDSPMSETVREFAGRLGAAHPELRIVFQDERFSSREADSRFRNARREGRARRKAGRDLDSHAAAVILESWLAETRGGPAAAESPDP; encoded by the coding sequence ATGCCTGAATCGGGCCGGGTCTGGCTGGGCCTCGATTACGGCCAGCGACGGATCGGCGTCGCCACGGGACAGCCGTTGACCGGCACCGCGCAGCCCCTGAAGACCCTTCATCACACCGGCGATCCCTACGAGGAGCTTGCCCGGATCGTCCGCGAATGGCGGCCTGCAGGCGTGGTCGTGGGCCTGCCGTTGGCCGCCGACGGCACCGATTCCCCGATGAGCGAGACGGTCCGGGAGTTCGCCGGGCGGCTCGGCGCCGCGCACCCGGAGCTCCGCATCGTGTTCCAGGACGAGCGCTTTTCCAGCCGGGAGGCCGATTCGAGGTTCCGGAACGCTCGACGCGAAGGCCGCGCGCGACGCAAGGCCGGGCGGGATCTCGACAGCCACGCCGCGGCCGTGATCCTCGAATCCTGGCTTGCCGAGACGCGCGGCGGCCCCGCAGCCGCCGAGTCGCCCGACCCGTGA
- the gshB gene encoding glutathione synthase, with amino-acid sequence MDELAEINPAKDTTFALMLEAQHRGLPVWYANEGDLALIDGECSARLRRVELIDRANDFFRVEEDRRRSLGRGDVVFMRSDPPVDDSYIYTTLLLDLAVRSGARVVNRPEALRGFNEKLAIARFPDLMPATLVSAEIEMLRAFVEARDRAIVKPLDGMGGRGIFNARADDPNLSVILETLSNNGRDLVMAQQFLSGIADGDKRVLMVAGKPVEYMLARIPGSRDFRGNLARGGRGEGRPLTDAEHRIAEVVGPVLVDHGIEFAGLDVIDGRLTEINVTSPTCVRELDKQFGINIAGRLFDALEL; translated from the coding sequence ATGGACGAACTCGCCGAGATCAACCCGGCCAAGGACACCACCTTCGCCCTGATGCTCGAGGCGCAGCATCGTGGTCTGCCGGTCTGGTACGCCAACGAAGGTGACCTGGCGCTGATCGACGGCGAATGCAGCGCGCGCCTGCGGCGCGTCGAGTTGATCGACCGGGCGAACGACTTCTTCCGCGTCGAGGAGGACCGGCGCCGGTCGCTGGGTCGTGGTGACGTCGTGTTCATGCGCTCCGATCCGCCGGTCGACGACTCCTATATATATACGACGCTCCTGCTCGACCTGGCCGTCCGGTCCGGGGCGCGCGTGGTCAATCGCCCGGAAGCGCTGCGCGGATTCAACGAGAAGCTCGCGATCGCTCGCTTTCCCGACCTGATGCCCGCGACGCTGGTCAGCGCCGAGATCGAAATGCTGCGAGCGTTCGTCGAGGCCCGCGATCGGGCCATCGTCAAGCCGCTGGACGGAATGGGAGGGCGGGGCATCTTCAATGCCCGCGCCGACGACCCGAACCTCTCGGTGATCCTGGAGACGCTCAGCAACAACGGCCGGGACCTGGTCATGGCCCAGCAGTTCCTCTCCGGCATCGCCGACGGCGACAAGCGGGTCCTGATGGTCGCCGGCAAGCCGGTGGAATACATGCTCGCGCGAATTCCCGGCAGCAGGGACTTCCGCGGCAACCTGGCGCGCGGCGGCCGCGGCGAGGGCCGACCGTTGACCGATGCCGAGCACCGGATCGCCGAAGTGGTGGGGCCGGTCCTGGTCGACCACGGGATCGAATTCGCGGGCCTCGACGTCATCGACGGCCGGCTGACCGAAATCAATGTGACCAGCCCGACCTGCGTTCGCGAGCTCGACAAGCAGTTCGGGATCAATATCGCCGGGCGCCTGTTCGACGCCCTCGAACTCTGA
- a CDS encoding dicarboxylate/amino acid:cation symporter: MSEVHFNHKRLSNHILIGLVLGLVAGIALNATVADVPWVRSFVIDGVLEVVGEVFIRFLSMLVVPLVFVSLITGVSSLSDPKKLGRVGGKAVGLYMLTTGIAVSLALLAAIVVQPGVGANPTEVVEREIAAQPSFGQVLIEMIPRNPVQAMAEGDMLPIIIFAVLLGLSIAISGAAGERISRFFADFNEIIMKLVGFVMLLAPYGVFALICVLGATTGWDTFVGVLKYVVLVIVVLILHAAISYSLLLKLLAGLNPLTFFRKMRAVLAFAFSTASSGATIPVTLRTVEKRLGANNRVASFTVPLGATINMDGTAIMQGIATGFIAQYYGVDLTVGQYLMVILMVIMASIGAAGVPGVGLILLAGVLASVGLPAEGIALILGVDRLLDMTRTAVNVAGDATVTCIVAKSEGELDEQTFAEFSRDD, encoded by the coding sequence ATGAGCGAAGTCCACTTCAATCACAAGCGCCTGTCGAACCACATCCTGATCGGGCTGGTGCTCGGGCTCGTTGCCGGGATCGCGCTGAACGCGACCGTGGCGGACGTTCCCTGGGTCCGCTCGTTCGTGATCGACGGCGTGCTCGAAGTGGTCGGTGAAGTCTTCATCCGGTTCCTGAGCATGCTCGTCGTGCCGCTGGTGTTCGTCTCGCTGATCACCGGGGTGAGCTCGCTGTCGGACCCTAAGAAGCTGGGCCGGGTCGGAGGCAAGGCCGTCGGCCTGTACATGCTGACCACCGGCATCGCCGTTTCTTTGGCGCTGCTGGCGGCCATCGTGGTCCAGCCGGGCGTGGGGGCCAACCCAACGGAGGTGGTCGAGCGGGAGATCGCCGCCCAGCCGTCCTTCGGGCAAGTGCTGATCGAGATGATCCCGCGCAACCCGGTCCAGGCCATGGCCGAAGGCGACATGCTGCCCATCATCATCTTCGCGGTCCTGCTGGGGCTTTCGATCGCGATCTCGGGCGCCGCCGGCGAGCGCATCAGCCGCTTCTTCGCCGATTTCAACGAGATCATCATGAAACTGGTCGGCTTCGTGATGCTCCTGGCGCCCTACGGGGTCTTCGCGCTGATCTGCGTACTCGGCGCGACGACCGGCTGGGACACCTTCGTCGGCGTCCTGAAGTACGTGGTTCTGGTGATCGTGGTGCTGATCCTTCATGCGGCGATCAGTTACTCGTTGCTGCTGAAGCTGCTCGCCGGACTGAATCCGCTGACCTTCTTCCGCAAGATGCGGGCGGTGCTGGCGTTCGCGTTCTCGACCGCGTCGAGCGGGGCGACCATCCCGGTGACCCTGCGGACAGTCGAGAAGCGGTTGGGCGCGAACAATCGCGTCGCTTCGTTCACGGTCCCTCTGGGCGCGACGATCAACATGGACGGCACCGCGATCATGCAGGGGATCGCGACCGGATTCATCGCCCAGTACTACGGGGTCGATCTGACGGTCGGCCAGTACCTGATGGTGATCCTGATGGTCATCATGGCATCGATCGGCGCGGCCGGCGTGCCCGGCGTCGGCCTGATCCTGCTCGCCGGCGTGCTGGCCTCGGTGGGCCTTCCGGCCGAGGGCATCGCATTGATCCTCGGCGTCGATCGCCTGCTGGACATGACCCGGACCGCGGTCAACGTGGCCGGAGACGCCACCGTGACCTGCATCGTGGCGAAGAGCGAAGGCGAGCTGGACGAACAGACCTTCGCCGAGTTCAGCCGGGACGACTGA
- a CDS encoding aspartate carbamoyltransferase catalytic subunit, translated as MTRHLIDIEALPPGDAERLIARAVALSRGARPEACRGEIIQLFWEPSTRTRVSFELAAHRLGLRPLSIDPERSSSTKGESLEDTCRTLAAMQPTALVVRHAEAGTPQRVAGALAGTGVAVVNAGDGARAHPTQALLDAATLADEGIDWAGARIVLLGDLRHSRVARSAFSLYRRLGVEDLRMSGPSALLPDPDDPAFRGVARVEDIDAALDDAGVVVCLRIQRERIRALSLPDADAYHAAWGLTEERAGRLRPDARVLHPGPVNRGVEIAPGVADGERSRILRQVRMGVWLRMAVFEWVAGAAESTPSA; from the coding sequence GTGACCCGGCACCTCATCGATATCGAAGCCCTGCCGCCCGGTGACGCGGAGCGGCTGATCGCACGCGCTGTCGCGTTGTCCCGGGGAGCTCGTCCCGAGGCCTGTCGGGGCGAGATCATCCAGCTGTTCTGGGAGCCGAGCACGCGCACGCGGGTGTCCTTCGAGCTGGCCGCGCATCGCCTGGGCCTGCGTCCCCTGTCGATCGATCCCGAGCGGTCGTCGTCGACCAAGGGCGAGTCGCTCGAGGATACCTGCCGTACGCTGGCGGCCATGCAACCGACCGCACTGGTCGTCCGCCACGCCGAGGCGGGCACCCCGCAGCGAGTGGCCGGGGCCCTGGCCGGGACCGGCGTCGCCGTCGTCAATGCCGGCGACGGAGCCAGGGCCCACCCGACCCAGGCACTGCTCGATGCCGCGACGCTCGCCGACGAAGGGATCGACTGGGCGGGGGCGCGGATCGTCCTGCTGGGCGACCTGCGCCATTCGCGTGTTGCCCGTTCGGCCTTCTCGCTGTACCGCCGCTTGGGCGTGGAGGACCTGCGGATGAGCGGGCCGTCGGCCCTGCTGCCGGACCCCGACGACCCGGCGTTCCGTGGCGTGGCGCGGGTCGAGGACATCGACGCCGCTCTCGACGATGCCGGCGTGGTCGTGTGTCTGCGTATCCAGCGCGAGCGGATCCGGGCGCTGTCGCTGCCCGACGCCGACGCCTATCACGCCGCCTGGGGTCTGACCGAGGAGCGGGCCGGCCGGCTGCGCCCCGATGCCCGGGTTCTGCACCCCGGCCCGGTCAATCGAGGGGTCGAGATCGCCCCCGGCGTCGCCGACGGGGAGCGATCGCGAATCCTCCGCCAGGTGCGGATGGGCGTGTGGCTGCGGATGGCGGTGTTCGAATGGGTGGCCGGCGCTGCAGAGTCGACGCCCAGCGCCTAG
- the trmB gene encoding tRNA (guanosine(46)-N7)-methyltransferase TrmB — protein MNDADDDRSERDREPDGPDRRRRVRSFVRRPGRLTPAQQRALDELLPRYRLADPTAPLAEAFERSAPLIVEIGCGNGDALCWMSGNEPDSNFVGFEVHEPGMGRLLRCLDANGRSNVRVAMLDAVEVLQGQPDGSIDMLRVYFPDPWPKKRHHKRRLVSPTFAAMARRLLRPGGMLHLATDWVPYAEWMHEVLAAEAGLENLGHPDIERPEWRPETHFERRGLKRGHEVRDLLYRARSS, from the coding sequence GTGAACGACGCGGACGACGATCGGTCCGAACGCGACCGGGAACCCGATGGACCGGATCGGCGGCGACGGGTACGGAGTTTCGTTCGCCGTCCCGGCCGACTGACGCCGGCGCAACAACGCGCACTGGATGAGCTGCTGCCGCGCTACCGGCTCGCGGACCCGACCGCGCCACTGGCCGAGGCGTTCGAGCGATCCGCGCCGTTGATCGTCGAAATCGGCTGCGGCAACGGCGACGCGCTGTGCTGGATGTCCGGCAACGAGCCGGATTCGAATTTCGTCGGCTTCGAAGTCCACGAGCCCGGCATGGGCCGCCTCCTGCGCTGCCTGGACGCGAACGGGCGCTCGAACGTGCGCGTGGCGATGCTCGACGCCGTCGAAGTGTTGCAGGGTCAGCCCGACGGGTCGATCGACATGCTGCGCGTGTACTTCCCCGACCCGTGGCCGAAGAAACGGCACCACAAGCGTCGGCTCGTTTCGCCCACCTTCGCCGCGATGGCTCGGCGCCTGCTGCGGCCCGGCGGCATGCTCCACCTGGCGACCGACTGGGTCCCCTACGCCGAGTGGATGCACGAGGTGCTCGCCGCGGAAGCCGGGCTGGAGAACCTCGGCCACCCCGACATCGAGCGTCCCGAGTGGCGACCGGAAACGCATTTCGAGCGCAGGGGCCTGAAACGCGGACACGAAGTGCGCGATCTGCTCTACCGGGCCCGCTCTTCCTGA
- a CDS encoding TlpA family protein disulfide reductase, which yields MHLNRIVTAALLALALLVAGNSYARPGQSFTLATGDGTEITLPDDQQGVGVYLFWASWCPYCQALMPHLQSVVDEYGDDVTVYALNFRDEKDPLEYIVQRGFDFMLFPGADGVAEAWGVRGTPAVYIIDPTGTVCFDRYELAIGNPPGWEEMSHRQKAQRRAPYWAARLRESLDDILSSGGC from the coding sequence ATGCACCTGAATCGAATCGTGACCGCTGCCCTGCTGGCTCTCGCGCTCCTCGTCGCGGGGAATTCGTACGCCAGGCCCGGACAATCCTTCACCCTGGCGACGGGCGACGGTACGGAGATCACCCTGCCGGATGATCAGCAGGGTGTGGGCGTCTACCTGTTCTGGGCCAGCTGGTGCCCCTACTGCCAGGCGCTGATGCCGCACCTGCAGAGCGTGGTCGATGAGTACGGCGATGACGTGACGGTGTACGCGCTGAATTTCCGCGACGAGAAGGATCCGCTCGAGTACATCGTGCAGCGCGGCTTCGACTTCATGCTGTTTCCCGGCGCCGACGGGGTCGCGGAAGCGTGGGGCGTTCGCGGTACGCCGGCCGTCTACATCATCGACCCGACGGGCACGGTCTGCTTCGACCGCTACGAGCTGGCGATCGGCAACCCTCCGGGCTGGGAAGAAATGAGCCACCGGCAGAAGGCCCAGCGGCGCGCGCCCTACTGGGCCGCACGCCTGCGCGAGTCGCTGGACGACATCCTGTCCAGTGGAGGCTGCTGA
- a CDS encoding chemotaxis protein CheW, giving the protein MESKSGKSLFELLRDFEARSIAHDVSSSTQRDSESNWDGVVFRLGEHRLTIGITDVDEILPLPQSTPVPGSQEWLIGMANVRGNLVTIVDLGWFLFGSRTPITARTRLILTRLQGRYLGLIVDEVFGQRHFNRNDLTPEDEPAEALQGLVKDHFPQGEEIWGRFRINELMTESRFLDGSA; this is encoded by the coding sequence ATGGAATCCAAGTCCGGAAAATCACTGTTCGAGCTGCTTCGAGACTTCGAAGCGCGCAGCATTGCCCATGACGTTTCCAGCTCGACGCAGCGTGACAGCGAGAGCAACTGGGACGGCGTGGTCTTCCGCCTCGGCGAACACCGCCTGACCATCGGCATTACCGACGTCGATGAAATCCTGCCGCTGCCGCAGTCGACGCCCGTGCCGGGCTCGCAGGAATGGCTGATCGGCATGGCCAACGTGCGCGGCAACCTGGTCACGATCGTCGACCTCGGTTGGTTCCTGTTCGGCAGCCGCACCCCGATCACAGCGCGGACCCGCCTGATCCTGACCCGCCTCCAGGGGCGCTATCTCGGCCTGATCGTCGACGAAGTCTTCGGCCAGCGCCACTTCAACCGGAACGACCTGACGCCGGAAGACGAGCCGGCCGAGGCCCTGCAGGGCCTGGTCAAGGACCATTTCCCGCAGGGTGAGGAAATCTGGGGACGCTTCCGCATCAACGAATTGATGACCGAGTCGCGCTTCCTGGACGGCTCCGCCTGA
- a CDS encoding response regulator, whose amino-acid sequence MSDAASPNDPASADIDGLKIMVIDDSRTIRKSAETMLSREGCEVITADDGFEALSLINKHNPDLIFVDIMMPRLDGYQTCAIIKNNSKFRDTPVIMLTSKDGLFDKARGRIVGSDHYLTKPFTKDELLTAVREKAPNKQVA is encoded by the coding sequence ATGAGCGATGCAGCAAGCCCCAACGACCCCGCATCGGCGGACATCGACGGCCTGAAGATCATGGTCATCGACGACAGCCGCACGATTCGTAAATCGGCAGAAACCATGCTGAGCCGCGAAGGGTGCGAAGTGATTACCGCCGACGACGGGTTCGAGGCCTTGTCGCTGATCAACAAGCACAACCCGGACCTGATCTTCGTCGACATCATGATGCCGCGGCTCGATGGGTACCAGACCTGCGCCATCATCAAGAACAACAGCAAGTTCCGTGACACGCCGGTCATCATGCTGACCAGCAAGGACGGCCTGTTCGACAAGGCGCGCGGGCGAATCGTGGGTTCGGACCACTACCTGACCAAGCCGTTCACCAAGGACGAGCTGCTGACCGCGGTCCGGGAGAAGGCGCCCAACAAGCAGGTTGCCTGA
- a CDS encoding methyl-accepting chemotaxis protein — translation MSSKSPTTERRLSPAQVLLFLVLVGLVAAVSVNFFLLNQRNQQETQYLALTTEVQVRAQQLAKAAGEAAIGNFDAFDELGRTREIISNAIDQLRNGNPETGLPPSPQSVNDSLATLEQIWQRIEVEAERILSRSELVLDLADSAAAFATNIPQLQALSDEAVRLMIQTGTPVGQIYVASRQLVLADRMLRRVNEILGGGTGAITAADAFSRDAVLFDQVLQGLLSGNEELNIPAVRNPQVLSALAAIQPVFEEVKIDVDTILSGSSDLFEVREAADEIFLDSQDLTDQAAALAVEYATLGEGRLWPSLTAGIAIAAAALLVLFLVGLNLYVAQRRRALETAELNQRNQEAILRLLDEMSSLADGDLTVETTVTEDVTGAIADSVNFAVEALRDLVSGVNSTARQVAAQAQETEATTTQLAEASEHQAREIRVASDTINEMAKSFDDMAKRSSESAEVAQNSVKIANRGADMVRQTITGMDNIRDQIQETSKRIKRLGESSQEIGDIVELINGISEQTNVLALNAAIQAASAGGAGRGFAVVADEVQRLAERATNATRRIETLVQTIQSDTSEAVTSMETTTSQVVSGARTAEDAGEALESIEKVSNDLATLILDISNQAQQQSQNAGKIARLMNSIRDISVQTTEGTNQTAQSVVSLANVVRDLRDSVADFKLPEDQD, via the coding sequence ATGAGCAGCAAATCCCCCACGACCGAGCGCCGACTTTCTCCCGCCCAGGTTCTTCTGTTCCTGGTCCTGGTGGGCCTGGTGGCCGCAGTGTCGGTCAACTTCTTCCTCCTCAACCAGCGCAACCAGCAGGAAACGCAGTACCTGGCGCTGACGACCGAGGTCCAGGTGCGGGCTCAGCAGCTGGCCAAGGCCGCCGGGGAAGCCGCCATCGGCAACTTCGACGCGTTCGACGAACTGGGCCGGACGCGAGAGATCATCAGCAACGCGATCGACCAGCTGCGCAACGGGAACCCGGAAACGGGCCTGCCGCCGTCGCCGCAGAGCGTCAACGACAGCCTGGCGACGCTGGAGCAGATCTGGCAGCGAATCGAAGTCGAAGCCGAGCGGATCCTGAGTCGTTCCGAGCTGGTTCTCGACCTCGCCGATTCGGCGGCCGCGTTCGCGACCAACATTCCGCAGCTGCAGGCGCTGTCCGACGAGGCCGTGCGCCTGATGATCCAGACCGGCACGCCGGTCGGCCAGATCTACGTCGCCTCCCGGCAGCTGGTCCTCGCGGATCGGATGCTGCGCCGCGTCAACGAGATCCTCGGCGGCGGGACCGGCGCGATCACGGCGGCCGACGCGTTCAGCCGCGACGCCGTCCTGTTCGACCAGGTGCTGCAGGGCCTGCTGTCGGGCAACGAGGAACTGAACATCCCCGCGGTTCGCAACCCGCAGGTGCTTTCGGCGCTGGCCGCCATCCAGCCGGTGTTCGAGGAAGTCAAGATCGACGTCGACACGATCCTGTCCGGGTCGTCCGACCTGTTCGAGGTGCGCGAAGCCGCCGACGAAATCTTCCTAGACTCCCAGGACCTGACCGATCAGGCGGCCGCGCTGGCCGTCGAGTACGCCACGCTGGGCGAAGGCCGGCTGTGGCCGTCGCTGACCGCCGGCATCGCGATCGCAGCGGCTGCACTGCTCGTGCTGTTCCTGGTCGGCCTGAACCTGTACGTCGCCCAGCGCCGCCGCGCGCTGGAAACCGCCGAACTGAACCAGCGGAACCAGGAGGCCATCCTGCGCCTGCTGGACGAAATGTCCTCGCTGGCCGACGGTGACCTGACGGTCGAGACGACCGTGACCGAGGACGTCACGGGCGCCATCGCCGACTCGGTGAACTTCGCCGTGGAGGCCCTGCGCGACCTGGTCTCCGGCGTCAACTCCACCGCCCGCCAGGTGGCCGCCCAGGCCCAGGAAACGGAGGCGACCACGACCCAGCTGGCCGAGGCCTCCGAGCACCAGGCCCGCGAGATTCGCGTGGCCAGCGACACGATCAACGAAATGGCGAAGTCCTTCGACGACATGGCCAAGCGCTCGAGCGAGTCCGCGGAAGTCGCGCAGAACTCGGTGAAGATCGCCAACCGCGGTGCCGACATGGTGCGTCAGACCATCACGGGCATGGACAACATCCGCGACCAGATCCAGGAAACGTCGAAGCGAATCAAGCGACTGGGTGAATCGTCGCAGGAGATCGGCGACATCGTCGAACTGATCAACGGCATTTCCGAGCAGACCAACGTGCTCGCCCTGAACGCCGCCATCCAGGCTGCCTCGGCCGGCGGCGCAGGCCGCGGTTTCGCGGTGGTTGCCGACGAAGTCCAGCGCCTTGCAGAACGCGCCACGAACGCGACGCGGCGAATCGAAACCCTGGTCCAGACGATTCAGTCCGACACCTCCGAGGCCGTGACCTCGATGGAAACCACCACTTCCCAGGTGGTCAGCGGGGCGCGAACGGCCGAGGACGCGGGCGAGGCGCTGGAATCGATCGAGAAGGTCTCGAACGACCTGGCAACGCTGATTCTCGATATCTCGAACCAGGCGCAGCAGCAGTCGCAGAACGCCGGCAAGATCGCGCGCCTGATGAACTCGATTCGTGACATCTCCGTGCAGACGACGGAAGGCACCAACCAGACGGCCCAGTCGGTGGTCAGCCTGGCCAACGTGGTCCGCGATCTCCGCGACTCGGTGGCCGACTTCAAGCTGCCCGAGGACCAGGACTGA
- a CDS encoding thiazole synthase, giving the protein MPEDRPLVIAGTTYRSRLLTGTGKYRDLEQTRKATEAAGAEIVTVAIRRSNIGQDPDEPNLLDVLPPDRYTILPNTAGCYSADEAVRTCRLARELLDGHTLVKLEVLGDEKTLFPDVPETLKAAEILVRDGFDVMVYTNDDPIVARRLAEMGCCAVMPLAAPIGSGLGIQNRWNILSIVEDATVPILVDAGVGTASDAAVAMELGCDGVLMNTAIAGAKDPVRMARAMRLAIEAGREAFLAGRIPRKRFASASSPVDGLIGP; this is encoded by the coding sequence ATGCCTGAAGATCGACCGCTGGTCATTGCCGGCACCACGTACCGATCGCGCTTGCTGACCGGGACCGGCAAGTATCGCGACCTCGAGCAGACCCGCAAGGCCACCGAGGCCGCCGGCGCCGAAATCGTCACGGTCGCGATCCGGCGCAGCAATATCGGTCAGGATCCGGACGAGCCGAATCTGCTCGACGTGCTGCCGCCGGATCGCTACACGATCCTTCCGAACACCGCCGGCTGCTACAGCGCCGACGAAGCCGTCCGGACCTGCCGGCTGGCCCGCGAACTGCTCGACGGACACACGCTGGTCAAACTCGAAGTGCTGGGCGATGAAAAGACCCTGTTCCCGGACGTTCCGGAAACGTTGAAGGCGGCCGAGATCCTGGTCCGGGACGGCTTCGACGTGATGGTCTATACCAACGACGACCCGATCGTCGCGCGACGCCTGGCCGAAATGGGTTGCTGCGCCGTGATGCCGCTGGCGGCGCCGATCGGGTCCGGCCTGGGCATCCAGAACCGTTGGAACATCCTGAGCATCGTCGAGGATGCGACCGTGCCGATCCTCGTCGATGCCGGCGTCGGCACGGCGTCCGACGCCGCCGTGGCCATGGAGCTGGGTTGCGACGGTGTCCTGATGAACACCGCGATCGCCGGGGCGAAGGACCCGGTCCGCATGGCGCGCGCGATGCGGCTGGCGATCGAGGCCGGTCGGGAGGCGTTCCTGGCCGGGCGCATCCCCCGCAAGCGCTTTGCCTCCGCATCGTCCCCGGTCGACGGTCTGATCGGTCCGTGA
- a CDS encoding energy transducer TonB, with translation MHAAAPPRTANIEVLSLAFVLAVVAHVLVITQLHFDWMNAKSGEQAPSLDVILVDSASERAPEDADFLAQANQQGGGDNPDLERPSEPPPLEAGAPPEPAPQPVEAEPDRADRADELVATRTEDAPAPEAAVDPAAEDALPDARELLAQTRERVTAAPDPLAFERVAPKRPRRKFVTANTREHLYAAYMRAWVGKVERVGNMNYPEQARRLGLDGSLVLSVDVLADGSIERVQVLRSSGHDLLDEAAVRIVRLAAPYAPLPEDIRAETDILTITRTWQFSARAGLN, from the coding sequence ATGCACGCAGCAGCGCCGCCGAGAACCGCCAATATCGAGGTCCTGTCGCTCGCCTTCGTGTTGGCGGTCGTCGCGCACGTTCTCGTCATCACCCAGCTGCATTTCGACTGGATGAACGCCAAGTCGGGGGAACAGGCGCCCAGTCTCGACGTGATTCTCGTCGACTCGGCCAGCGAGCGGGCGCCCGAAGACGCCGACTTCCTGGCCCAGGCCAACCAGCAGGGTGGCGGGGACAACCCGGACCTCGAGAGGCCCTCGGAGCCTCCGCCGCTCGAGGCCGGCGCGCCGCCCGAGCCGGCGCCGCAACCGGTCGAGGCGGAGCCCGATCGCGCCGATCGGGCCGACGAGCTCGTCGCGACCCGGACCGAGGACGCACCTGCGCCGGAAGCCGCCGTCGATCCGGCGGCCGAGGACGCCCTGCCCGACGCCCGGGAACTGCTGGCCCAGACCCGCGAACGGGTCACGGCGGCCCCGGACCCCCTTGCCTTCGAGCGCGTGGCTCCGAAACGGCCGCGGCGGAAGTTCGTGACCGCCAATACGCGGGAGCACCTCTATGCGGCCTACATGCGCGCCTGGGTGGGCAAGGTCGAGCGCGTCGGCAACATGAACTACCCCGAACAGGCGCGGCGCCTGGGGCTGGACGGCAGCCTGGTGCTCAGCGTCGATGTGCTGGCGGACGGTTCGATCGAGCGCGTCCAGGTGCTGCGCTCCTCGGGGCACGACCTGCTGGACGAGGCGGCCGTTCGGATCGTTCGCCTGGCGGCGCCCTACGCACCGCTCCCCGAGGACATCCGGGCCGAGACCGACATCCTGACGATCACCCGGACCTGGCAGTTCTCGGCTCGGGCCGGGCTGAATTGA
- the thiS gene encoding sulfur carrier protein ThiS, whose protein sequence is MRVHVNGEAEELPESATVSTLLERLDLAGRRIAVECNGEIVPRSQHGDRVLRPDDRIEIVHAIGGG, encoded by the coding sequence ATGCGCGTCCACGTCAACGGCGAAGCCGAAGAACTGCCCGAGTCCGCCACCGTGTCCACGCTGCTCGAGCGGCTGGATCTGGCGGGGCGCCGGATCGCCGTGGAGTGCAACGGGGAGATCGTCCCGCGAAGCCAGCACGGTGATCGGGTCCTTCGCCCGGACGATCGGATCGAGATCGTTCATGCCATCGGCGGCGGCTGA
- a CDS encoding YqgE/AlgH family protein → MLNAVNYFNQQLLIAMPGLEDPNFDHGVTLMCQHNEEGALGITINRHSDLVLKDVLAQLDIPCVDEELANQPVLAGGPVQQERGFVLHTPDGEWESTSEVAPGIMVTTSRDILEAIADHRGPEKFVVALGYAGWSAGQLEEELRDNAWLNTGASSEIVFDSPIDDRWMRAVASLGIDASKLQPVGGHA, encoded by the coding sequence ATGCTGAATGCCGTGAACTACTTCAACCAGCAATTGCTGATCGCGATGCCCGGTCTGGAGGATCCCAACTTCGACCACGGCGTCACCCTCATGTGCCAGCACAACGAGGAGGGCGCACTGGGCATCACGATCAATCGTCATTCCGATCTCGTGCTCAAGGATGTGCTGGCCCAGCTCGACATTCCCTGCGTCGACGAAGAGCTGGCCAACCAGCCGGTGCTCGCCGGCGGCCCGGTCCAGCAGGAGCGCGGCTTCGTCCTGCATACGCCGGACGGCGAGTGGGAGTCGACCAGCGAGGTCGCCCCGGGCATCATGGTGACCACCTCGCGCGACATCCTCGAGGCCATCGCAGACCATCGCGGGCCGGAGAAGTTCGTGGTGGCGCTGGGCTACGCCGGCTGGTCGGCCGGCCAGCTCGAAGAGGAACTGCGCGACAACGCCTGGCTCAATACGGGCGCCAGTTCCGAGATCGTGTTCGATTCGCCGATCGACGACCGCTGGATGCGCGCGGTGGCCAGCCTCGGCATCGATGCGTCCAAGCTTCAGCCCGTTGGAGGCCATGCCTGA